In the Malaya genurostris strain Urasoe2022 chromosome 1, Malgen_1.1, whole genome shotgun sequence genome, one interval contains:
- the LOC131440254 gene encoding transmembrane protein 245: MSTRPSPAPIKRSIDGLFNAWLLLRSQGHEKPLRNALYNVMMVAVVGVVVGVTLVLAPFFKPLLWAFLFGAVLFPAKKRLAEALNQWIERIEKDERYLLVGILGAPIQGINSLGEFLTGWLMSHFKIIGIGCGSLISLRVVLWLAPTEVFITIWNFIVWNHSLFRTVLSSLTLHMLAIIILLYVASVYMLWKPEVSTPFLIAGQMLWVLIVGYGCSFLGALQVPVFLGLLTYGTIGLIYNLRRDDRNVRFIDKWHCLLDVTSYRLDDSKIDPVISQPTTDDTIDSSRIEDIKSKLQLDVTTTPRLSSTMNESKCSESATLNKPQESLESDLYFRILFYTCVGTLIWMHTWILFLAIIPISLHLINKIADILGIIQYFSQMSQQYWESLKLWLFPRHSALLPLCLPGILRINTNIHWYVCAKIRSYIDDISSIVMIGFLSVLVMLISIFAFTQIYSETIAVAQLGSNLVNRTLTHRPDLIEMLPIDMQSMDNIIDNAYKYGRSHIEQYVDDIFNDTDPIQAKKLKFQILSVWDRLIQSWMDRNNGDNLVGPRVNSQSIRVTIDEIFINPITKAGIMGFVKSNIGMLLEVSDSLWMLLRTNVTLLVSAIGTLVSVILGGGHAVLKFLFHTIIFFTTLFYLLQSSQTRYAPTAITINNSWGPRIIQALEDSISSVVVATLKLALFHGLFTWLTHTIFGAHIVYLPAVLASILAAAPFLETYWCSVPAFLDLWLSQDRFWLGILLVLIHFIVPSNFNPIIHSEIKGGGHPYLTGLSIAGGMYLFGLEGALLGPLLLCLLVVLFEVTMSAIRDSPATPQTRKSSLDTNNELYSPATTLSKEWQAFVRGEQQLSLRYLSGDGGYFRYRSNCPGKLRDDDSTNGSTISSNTSSVDDSQDS; encoded by the exons ATGAGCACCCGTCCCAGTCCAGCTCCGATCAAACGTTCCATCGATGGATTGTTTAATGCATGGCTATTATTGCGAAGCCAAGGACACGAAAAACCACTGCGGAATGCACTGTATAACGTAATGATGGTTGCCGTAGTGGGTGTGGTAGTCGGTGTTACTTTAGTACTAGCTCCGTTTTTCAAACCACTTCTTTGGGCTTTTTTGTTTGGAGCAGTTTTGTTCCCGGCCAAAAAACGACTCGCCGAAGCACTTAATCAGTGGATCGAGCGAATTGAGAAAGATGAACGGTACCTATTGGTAGGTATTCTGGGTGCTCCGATACAAGGAATCAATTCGCTGGGCGAATTCCTAACCGGATGGTTGATGAGCCATTTCAAAATAATTGGCATCGGATGTGGAAGTCTCATTTCGCTGCGGGTTGTCCTTTGGCTAGCACCAACAGAAGTATTTATTACGATTTGGAATTTTATCGTTTGGAATCATTCGCTTTTTCGAACAGTACTTAGCTCGCTGACTCTACACATG CTCGCCATAATTATACTTCTCTACGTCGCAAGTGTCTATATGCTATGGAAACCAGAAGTATCAACACCGTTTCTCATCGCTGGTCAAATGCTTTGGGTTTTAATAGTTGGGTATGGTTGCAGTTTTCTGGGAGCCTTGCAAGTTCCGGTATTTCTTGGATTACTGACCTACGGAACTATTGGACTGATATACAATCTACGACGGGACGACAGAAACGTACGTTTTATTGACAAATGGCACTGTCTGTTGGATGTAACAAGTTACCGGTTGGATGACAGCAAAATCGACCCAGTGATTTCCCAACCAACAACGGACGATACGATAGATTCTTCGCGTATAGAGGATATCAAATCTAAACTTCAACTAGATGTAACAACTACTCCTCGTTTGTCAAGCACGATGAATGAATCGAAATGTAGCGAAAGTGCTACATTGAATAAACCACAGGAATCTCTTGAGAGTGATTTATATTTTCGAATACTGTTTTACACCTGCGTTGGAACGCTCATATGGATGCATACGTGGATTTTGTTTTTAGCTATCATaccgattagtttacatttaatCAACAAAATTGCGGACATTCTAGGCATAATCCAATATTTCTCGCAAATGTCACAGCAATACTGGGAGTCGCTAAAGCTGTGGCTTTTTCCGCGACATTCTGCCTTGCTACCACTTTGTTTGCCGGGAATTCTACGGATAAACACTAACATTCACTGGTATGTGTGTGCCAAGATAAGATCCTACATCGATGACATCAGCTCAATTGTCATGATAGGATTCCTCAGTGTGCTGGTAATGTTGATTAGTATATTCGCGTTTACGCAAATCTACTCGGAAACCATAGCGGTAGCCCAGCTCGGCAGCAATCTGGTCAATCGTACCTTAACACATCGGCCGGATTTGATTGAGATGTTACCGATTG ATATGCAATCAATGGACAACATTATTGACAACGCATACAAATACGGACGCTCACACATCGAACAGTACGTTGATGACATATTCAATGACACAGATCCCATCCAGGCCAAAAAACTTAAGTTTCAAATACTGAGCGTTTGGGACCGGTTGATTCAAAGTTGGATGGACCGCAATAATGGTGATAATTTGGTGGGACCGCGTGTCAACAGCCAATCTATTCGGGTAACGATCGacgaaatttttatcaacccaa TTACCAAAGCGGGTATAATGGGGTTTGTTAAAAGTAACATCGGGATGCTACTGGAGGTGTCCGATTCGCTCTGGATGTTGTTGAGAACCAATGTGACACTGTTAGTATCTGCAATTGGTACCCTGGTTTCGGTGATTTTAGGCGGGGGTCATGCCGTACTAAAGTTCCTATTTCATACC ATCATATTTTTTACGACACTATTTTATCTACTGCAAAGCAGTCAAACGCGATACGCACCAACAGCCATAACAATCAACAACTCGTGGGGCCCTCGAATCATTCAAGCGCTAGAGGATTCCATTTCCAGTGTAGTTGTTGCCACACTAAAATTAGCGCTTTTCCATGGATTGTTCACGTGGCTTACGCATACGATCTTTGGCGCTCATATCGTCTACTTACCGGCGGTGTTGGCATCGATTCTGGCAGCCGCCCCATTTTTAGAAACTTACTGGTGTAGTGTGCCTGCATTTCTCGACCTTTGGCTCTCTCAGGATCGCTTCTGGCTCGGAATATTGCTGGTTTTAATTCACTTTATTGTGCCGTCAAATTTCAATCCAATCATACATTCGGAAATTAAGGG CGGGGGACATCCTTACCTAACTGGTTTATCAATCGCAGGAGGAATGTATCTGTTTGGCCTGGAAGGTGCTCTATTAGGACCACTTTTGCTGTGCTTGCTCGTCGTACTGTTCGAAGTTACCATGAGCGCTATCCGGGATTCGCCGGCGACCCCCCAAACCAG aaaGTCCAGCTTAGACACAAACAATGAGCTTTATTCACCTGCAACGAC TTTATCTAAAGAGTGGCAAGCCTTTGTTCGAGGGGAA CAACAACTATCGCTTCGGTACCTTTCCGGAGATGGTGGATACTTCCGCTACCGGAGCAACTGCCCTGGTAAATTACGCGATGATGACTCAACAAACGGCAGCACCATCAGTAGCAACACGTCATCCGTAGACGATTCACAGGATTCATAA